From Halomicrobium salinisoli, the proteins below share one genomic window:
- a CDS encoding SDR family NAD(P)-dependent oxidoreductase — protein sequence MSRTALVTGASGGIGSAIARELGADHDVVVHYHSDEDGAESVAEDVRERGSEAVTHSCDVTDPDAVAAMVEAAEEAFGGVDVLVNNAGLLHATALEDASVGQVQGTMRVNLEGAVYCARAVLPGMLDRGEGWIVNVSSTAGTDGSPTDAAYGAAKSGLLGLTKSLAKQYTSEGIFANAVAPGPTDTPLYAEDRRPETREASPIDRLVKPEEIAEVARTFATTEAITGQVLTVDGGISL from the coding sequence ATGAGCCGGACGGCACTGGTGACGGGAGCGAGCGGCGGAATCGGCAGCGCGATCGCGCGGGAACTCGGGGCCGACCACGACGTCGTGGTCCACTACCACAGCGACGAGGACGGCGCGGAGTCGGTCGCCGAGGACGTCCGCGAGCGGGGCAGCGAGGCCGTGACCCACAGCTGCGACGTCACGGACCCGGACGCGGTCGCGGCGATGGTCGAGGCGGCCGAGGAGGCGTTCGGCGGCGTCGACGTGCTGGTCAACAACGCGGGCCTGCTGCACGCGACGGCGCTGGAGGACGCCTCCGTCGGGCAGGTCCAGGGGACGATGCGTGTGAACCTGGAGGGCGCGGTCTATTGCGCGCGTGCGGTGCTTCCTGGCATGCTCGACCGAGGCGAGGGCTGGATCGTCAACGTCTCCTCGACGGCGGGGACGGACGGCAGTCCGACCGACGCGGCCTACGGCGCGGCCAAGAGCGGGCTGCTCGGGCTGACGAAGTCACTGGCCAAGCAGTACACCTCGGAGGGGATCTTCGCCAACGCCGTCGCGCCGGGGCCGACGGACACGCCGCTGTACGCCGAGGACCGACGCCCCGAGACCCGGGAGGCGTCGCCGATCGACCGGCTGGTGAAGCCCGAGGAGATCGCCGAGGTCGCCAGGACGTTCGCGACGACGGAAGCGATCACGGGCCAGGTGCTGACCGTCGACGGCGGGATCAGTCTCTGA
- a CDS encoding DUF7577 domain-containing protein: MTPGQAYFVLAVAVLLVGLAVSIPVLLGILTDGIDRQRERRTGEVERYTEDPEYDRGPPAALDGEGAEAGDGRLRCRHCGAVNDGGFRYCRRCVEPL; the protein is encoded by the coding sequence GTGACTCCCGGACAGGCCTACTTCGTGCTCGCCGTGGCCGTCCTGCTCGTCGGGCTGGCGGTCAGCATCCCGGTGCTGCTCGGCATCCTCACGGACGGCATCGACCGGCAGCGCGAGCGCCGGACCGGCGAGGTGGAGCGCTACACCGAGGACCCGGAGTACGACCGGGGACCGCCGGCAGCGCTCGACGGCGAGGGGGCGGAAGCGGGAGACGGGCGACTGCGGTGCCGGCACTGCGGCGCGGTGAACGACGGGGGCTTCCGGTACTGCCGCCGCTGTGTGGAACCGCTCTGA
- a CDS encoding formate/nitrite transporter family protein: protein MADPSGRSVSEESHEEPGNGVPESGEVVPDRFSSDQVFQRIVADAEHEVTSGARELFFAALAGGFAITITLLMYVALYPKTDSEVVGALLYPLGFIYIILGGYQLYTENTLPPVALTLERLASVPALFRHWGIVAAGNFAGGALGALVLSTGFVLEPAAMDYAMEVARHGVYDTSRWELFFKGVFAGLIVAGVVWVDFAARDTVSRLLIVYLAFLTIPLGDLFHVVVSFTEATLLMIRGDLGLLLALTDFVIPVGLGNTIGGVVLVTVVNYYQTSERRLESVRFEDARRLSFREWLVGGLAGRSYVPMVDTLENIVRDSESSRILVPIANPRTESDVVALACALASNREAGMVHAVHIVQAPKEMTLEAEGEGREQIISESERLMADLETIGEPYDVEVETSTIVSPRSFEEVFDRARRMNPDLVVMGWSEDQLWSSARAERPIEELTNRLPCDFLVVKDRGMDYSRILLPTAGGPDSELSADVARALQATVGAEIELLHVVDGSHEREAGEEFLREWAADNGLEDAARVVDDSGDVERAICREAADSTMVLIGATEQGLLSRLVSDSLHFNVVDDVDCSVLLAERPTDRSIGERLFGSGRRKQ, encoded by the coding sequence ATGGCTGATCCCAGCGGCCGCTCGGTGTCGGAGGAGTCCCACGAGGAGCCGGGGAACGGCGTCCCGGAGTCGGGCGAGGTCGTACCGGACCGCTTCTCGTCGGACCAGGTCTTCCAGCGGATCGTCGCCGACGCGGAGCACGAGGTCACGTCGGGGGCCCGGGAGCTGTTCTTCGCCGCGCTGGCCGGTGGATTCGCGATCACGATCACGCTCCTGATGTACGTGGCGCTGTACCCGAAGACCGACAGCGAAGTGGTCGGGGCGCTGCTCTATCCGCTGGGGTTCATCTACATCATCCTCGGGGGGTACCAGCTGTACACCGAGAACACGCTACCGCCCGTGGCGCTGACCCTGGAGCGGCTGGCGTCGGTCCCGGCGCTGTTCCGCCACTGGGGCATCGTCGCGGCGGGCAACTTCGCAGGCGGGGCCCTCGGCGCGCTGGTGCTGTCGACGGGGTTCGTCCTCGAACCGGCCGCGATGGACTACGCGATGGAGGTGGCCCGGCACGGGGTCTACGACACGTCGCGGTGGGAGCTGTTCTTCAAGGGCGTGTTCGCCGGGCTGATCGTGGCGGGGGTCGTCTGGGTGGACTTCGCCGCCCGCGACACGGTCTCGCGGCTGCTCATCGTCTACCTCGCCTTCCTCACCATCCCGCTGGGCGACCTCTTCCACGTCGTCGTCTCCTTCACGGAGGCCACGCTGCTGATGATCAGGGGCGACCTGGGGTTGCTCCTGGCGCTGACGGACTTCGTTATCCCGGTGGGACTGGGTAACACGATCGGCGGCGTGGTGCTGGTCACCGTCGTCAACTACTACCAGACGAGCGAGCGCCGGCTGGAGTCGGTGCGCTTCGAGGACGCCCGCCGCCTCTCGTTCCGCGAGTGGCTGGTCGGCGGGCTGGCCGGTCGGTCGTACGTCCCGATGGTGGACACCCTCGAGAACATCGTCCGGGACTCCGAGTCCTCGCGCATCCTGGTGCCCATCGCGAACCCGCGGACCGAGTCCGACGTGGTCGCTCTCGCCTGCGCCCTCGCGAGCAACCGGGAGGCGGGGATGGTCCACGCGGTCCACATCGTGCAGGCGCCCAAGGAGATGACCCTCGAGGCGGAGGGCGAGGGCCGCGAGCAGATCATCAGCGAGTCCGAGCGACTCATGGCGGACCTCGAGACGATCGGCGAGCCCTACGACGTCGAGGTCGAGACGTCCACCATCGTCTCGCCGCGGTCCTTCGAGGAGGTGTTCGACCGCGCTCGCCGCATGAACCCGGACCTCGTCGTCATGGGCTGGAGCGAGGATCAGCTGTGGTCCTCCGCCCGCGCCGAGCGGCCGATCGAGGAGCTCACCAACCGGCTCCCCTGTGACTTCCTCGTCGTCAAGGACCGCGGGATGGACTACTCGCGGATCCTGCTGCCGACGGCGGGCGGCCCGGACTCCGAGCTCAGCGCCGACGTCGCGCGGGCCCTGCAGGCCACCGTCGGCGCGGAGATCGAGCTGTTGCACGTCGTGGACGGGTCCCACGAGCGCGAGGCCGGCGAGGAGTTCCTGCGTGAGTGGGCCGCCGACAACGGCCTCGAGGACGCGGCCCGCGTCGTCGACGACTCCGGCGACGTCGAGCGCGCCATCTGTCGGGAGGCCGCCGACAGCACGATGGTGTTGATCGGCGCGACGGAACAGGGCCTGCTGTCGCGGCTGGTCAGCGACTCGCTGCACTTCAACGTCGTCGACGACGTCGACTGCTCGGTCCTGCTGGCGGAGCGCCCCACCGACCGCAGCATCGGCGAGCGGCTGTTCGGTTCGGGCCGGCGGAAGCAGTGA
- a CDS encoding mechanosensitive ion channel family protein has product MIPTVLQADLADQARDAIGDVLAFLPRLIGALLILLVGWIIGRVVAGLVERIVDSVQLDEMVLDTPLGQMLGGTQRAVSRAFGTLAKWFVYALAILAAADVLAIQILSEWINRAVSYLPAFVAGLLIIVLGFVLADFVGDAITRTRAATKSSYTQLFATGTRLFLYFVVVVIGLDTMGVDVGILYVFARALAWGLAAAIAIGVGVALGWGGKDFVAENIDRWARSGKRSVPSDEEGGGSSTD; this is encoded by the coding sequence ATGATCCCCACAGTCCTGCAAGCCGACCTCGCCGACCAGGCGAGAGACGCCATCGGCGACGTCCTCGCGTTCCTGCCCCGGTTGATCGGCGCGCTGCTCATCCTCCTCGTCGGGTGGATCATCGGTCGCGTCGTCGCCGGGCTCGTCGAGCGGATCGTCGACAGCGTGCAACTGGACGAGATGGTCCTCGACACGCCACTGGGCCAGATGCTCGGCGGAACGCAACGCGCGGTCTCGCGGGCGTTCGGGACGCTGGCCAAGTGGTTCGTGTACGCGCTGGCGATCCTGGCGGCCGCGGACGTCCTCGCGATCCAGATCCTCTCGGAGTGGATCAACCGCGCGGTGTCGTACCTGCCGGCCTTCGTCGCGGGCCTGCTGATCATCGTGCTCGGGTTCGTCCTCGCCGACTTCGTCGGGGACGCCATCACGCGCACGCGAGCGGCCACGAAGTCGAGCTACACGCAGCTGTTCGCCACGGGCACCCGGCTGTTCCTGTACTTCGTCGTCGTCGTCATCGGCCTCGACACGATGGGCGTCGACGTCGGCATCCTGTACGTGTTCGCCCGGGCGCTCGCGTGGGGCCTCGCCGCGGCCATCGCCATCGGCGTCGGCGTCGCGCTGGGCTGGGGGGGCAAGGACTTCGTCGCGGAGAACATCGATCGCTGGGCCCGCAGCGGCAAGCGCAGCGTCCCGTCAGACGAGGAGGGAGGCGGCTCCTCGACGGACTGA
- the otsB gene encoding trehalose-phosphatase, with translation MSDRVTGANEAPPLADRLHDVVDGLVERDGLLLALDFDGTLAPITDRPDEAAIAPAAAEAIDRLTDVDEVRVPVVSGRQLADLRERVDADAYAGNHGLELRVDGETRVAPEAETARDALAEAVDAVEERVADVDGAVVERKGVTATVHYRRADAGDVPRVEEAVREAAGDRDDLRVTEGKAILEIRPDVDWDKGAAVERLTDDLVPDGEDWLRVYVGDDRTDEDAFATLSDGLGVKVGGGTTRADVRVDDPEAAAAFLTWLADHGATFLRRDPDDGPVPR, from the coding sequence ATGAGCGACCGCGTGACCGGCGCGAACGAGGCGCCGCCGCTCGCCGACCGCCTCCACGACGTCGTCGACGGGCTGGTCGAGCGCGACGGCCTGCTGCTCGCGCTCGACTTCGACGGGACGCTGGCCCCCATCACGGACCGGCCGGACGAGGCCGCGATCGCGCCGGCGGCGGCCGAGGCGATCGATCGACTGACCGACGTCGACGAGGTGAGAGTCCCCGTCGTCAGCGGGCGACAGCTGGCCGACCTCCGCGAGCGCGTCGATGCCGACGCCTACGCCGGCAACCACGGGCTGGAGCTCCGCGTCGACGGGGAGACTCGCGTCGCCCCAGAGGCCGAGACCGCCCGGGACGCGCTGGCGGAGGCGGTCGACGCCGTCGAGGAGCGCGTGGCGGACGTCGACGGTGCCGTCGTCGAGCGCAAGGGCGTCACGGCGACGGTCCACTACCGCAGGGCCGACGCCGGCGACGTCCCGCGCGTCGAGGAGGCGGTCCGCGAGGCCGCCGGCGACCGCGACGACCTGCGGGTCACGGAGGGCAAGGCCATCCTCGAAATCCGGCCCGATGTCGACTGGGACAAGGGCGCCGCCGTCGAGCGGCTGACCGACGACCTCGTGCCCGACGGCGAGGACTGGCTGCGGGTCTACGTCGGCGACGACCGGACCGACGAGGACGCCTTCGCGACGCTGTCCGACGGCCTCGGCGTGAAGGTCGGCGGCGGGACCACCCGCGCCGACGTCCGGGTCGACGACCCCGAGGCCGCGGCCGCCTTCCTGACGTGGCTGGCAGACCACGGCGCGACCTTCCTCCGGCGGGATCCGGACGACGGCCCGGTACCTCGTTGA
- a CDS encoding amphi-Trp domain-containing protein, whose translation MSDEPLFEYEAAKTGAEAATLLRELADAFEDGTSIELADGDRSVAVDAPDELSLEVELEREGADVVELELEFEWEGTVDEPTAAATEADEEDAAAGGAGAAADADDDGTATEADAAEGAEVAPADSLDAEISAGGDLASLARFQVFRDRADEWRWRLVHRNGNVIATSGEGYTRRHNAEKGLRSVVENAPGADVEDAD comes from the coding sequence ATGTCGGACGAGCCACTCTTCGAGTACGAGGCGGCGAAGACGGGTGCGGAGGCGGCGACGCTCCTGCGGGAACTGGCGGACGCGTTCGAGGACGGAACGTCGATCGAACTCGCCGACGGCGACCGCTCCGTGGCCGTCGACGCGCCCGACGAGCTCTCTCTCGAGGTCGAACTCGAACGGGAGGGCGCGGACGTCGTCGAGCTCGAACTCGAGTTCGAGTGGGAGGGCACGGTGGACGAGCCGACGGCGGCCGCGACCGAGGCGGACGAAGAGGACGCCGCTGCAGGCGGCGCCGGTGCGGCCGCGGACGCGGACGACGACGGGACGGCGACCGAAGCGGACGCCGCCGAGGGGGCAGAGGTCGCGCCGGCGGACTCGCTCGACGCCGAGATCTCGGCGGGTGGCGACCTGGCGTCGCTGGCGCGTTTCCAGGTGTTCCGGGACCGCGCCGACGAGTGGCGCTGGCGGCTCGTCCACCGCAACGGCAACGTCATCGCGACCAGCGGCGAGGGGTACACGCGGCGCCACAACGCCGAGAAGGGCCTCCGGAGCGTCGTCGAGAACGCGCCCGGCGCGGACGTCGAGGACGCTGACTGA
- a CDS encoding DUF4397 domain-containing protein — protein MTETNITRRRVVQGAGAVGLTSVFGSALVTAQDGGDGQQGSAVRVAHMSPDAPPVDVQIDPVGDGTGVGGGNETDGGLGENDTAGDGTATEGGGGDGGFGIEGVGFREVSNFREVDPGTYRVRILPAQGGILGGLLGDLFGGGGDDRTVLYEDQLEVAADTTYTLTAFGEVTEGPVPADGTADVGGNETDAGLGNETDTGIGDDETDGGLGDNETDAGLGGNETATGADDGAGQSQELVESLAYGEAQTVEVEPGDYMLRISEAGAAGGADGVTADGDGLGTDNETDAGLGDGTDGSGGERQRGFRVAVLETDVSDPGDQAARLQVFHAVPDVGPVSIDAVSAEAAADGGTGAENGTNDTAGNGTDGVVGTDQPGVRTVSVTLEANAAYTGFASGYFDPEEAPEPDEGAAGNESGGVGGNDTVGEGTATPTEGEDVAQTPDDPEFELVVVQDAQGGERSDGGTGGGIL, from the coding sequence ATGACAGAGACGAACATCACCCGACGGCGAGTCGTGCAGGGAGCCGGCGCAGTCGGCCTCACCAGCGTCTTCGGCAGCGCGCTCGTGACGGCCCAGGACGGCGGCGACGGACAGCAGGGGTCGGCGGTCCGCGTCGCGCACATGTCGCCCGACGCCCCGCCGGTCGACGTCCAGATCGACCCCGTCGGCGACGGGACCGGGGTCGGCGGCGGCAACGAGACCGACGGTGGCCTCGGCGAGAACGACACCGCCGGGGACGGGACCGCCACCGAGGGCGGCGGTGGCGACGGCGGATTCGGAATCGAGGGCGTCGGGTTCCGCGAGGTGAGCAACTTCAGGGAGGTCGATCCGGGCACCTATCGCGTACGGATCCTCCCGGCCCAGGGCGGCATCCTGGGCGGGCTGCTCGGCGACCTGTTCGGAGGGGGCGGCGACGACAGGACGGTCCTCTACGAGGACCAGCTGGAGGTCGCAGCGGATACGACCTACACCCTCACCGCCTTCGGCGAGGTCACCGAGGGCCCCGTCCCCGCAGACGGCACCGCCGACGTCGGCGGCAACGAGACCGACGCCGGCCTCGGTAACGAGACGGACACCGGGATCGGCGACGACGAAACCGACGGTGGCCTCGGCGACAACGAGACGGACGCCGGCCTGGGCGGCAACGAGACCGCGACCGGCGCCGACGACGGCGCCGGACAGAGCCAGGAGCTCGTCGAGAGCCTGGCGTACGGCGAGGCCCAGACGGTCGAGGTGGAGCCCGGCGACTACATGCTCCGGATCAGCGAGGCGGGAGCGGCCGGCGGCGCCGACGGCGTGACCGCCGACGGCGACGGCCTCGGTACGGACAACGAGACGGACGCCGGCCTGGGCGACGGCACCGACGGGTCCGGCGGCGAGCGCCAGCGCGGCTTCCGGGTCGCCGTCCTGGAGACCGACGTCAGCGACCCCGGCGATCAGGCGGCCCGACTGCAGGTGTTCCACGCCGTCCCCGACGTCGGCCCGGTGAGCATCGACGCCGTCAGCGCCGAGGCGGCCGCCGACGGCGGGACCGGGGCCGAGAACGGGACGAACGACACCGCCGGTAACGGGACCGACGGTGTAGTCGGCACGGACCAGCCCGGCGTCCGCACGGTCAGCGTCACGCTCGAGGCGAACGCGGCCTACACCGGGTTCGCGTCGGGGTACTTCGATCCCGAGGAGGCGCCGGAGCCCGACGAGGGCGCGGCCGGCAACGAGAGCGGCGGCGTCGGCGGGAACGACACCGTCGGCGAGGGGACCGCCACCCCGACCGAGGGCGAGGACGTGGCGCAGACGCCCGACGATCCCGAGTTCGAGCTCGTCGTCGTGCAGGACGCGCAGGGCGGCGAGCGGTCCGACGGCGGCACCGGCGGCGGTATCCTGTAG
- a CDS encoding lamin tail domain-containing protein codes for MSEDSDRPAWRVTADPDRIEALAAEHGVTPVLTDEPDGGTRLGLVDDPGAIAGEELSWGAFRDRFDPDEHAGLYRDEAPVDTDRPAVAVVARGALSERVEGEEKLTEPDDTRSDQLAVGDTGEGEPVAFDATASEGATGGGGDEKPVERTDRRATHEDVEGPESTSAGGAAEGAFVLDEIHETASDPDDEYLVFRNEADDPLDVSGWVVENDAGRSYAFPDGTVLDPGEDVTLYSGRGTDDDHLSWGTDEEIWDETGDIVTVRTADGREIVREPYGR; via the coding sequence ATGTCCGAGGACAGCGACCGGCCGGCCTGGCGCGTGACGGCCGACCCCGACCGCATCGAGGCGCTGGCGGCCGAACACGGCGTGACGCCGGTCCTGACCGACGAGCCAGACGGCGGCACCCGACTCGGTCTGGTGGACGACCCCGGCGCCATCGCCGGGGAAGAGCTCTCCTGGGGCGCCTTCCGCGACCGGTTCGACCCCGACGAACACGCCGGGCTCTACCGCGACGAGGCCCCCGTCGACACCGACCGGCCCGCCGTGGCGGTCGTCGCCCGCGGCGCCCTCTCCGAGCGCGTCGAGGGCGAGGAGAAGCTCACCGAGCCCGACGATACCCGGTCCGACCAGCTGGCGGTCGGCGACACCGGCGAGGGCGAGCCAGTTGCCTTCGACGCGACGGCCAGCGAGGGCGCGACCGGCGGCGGGGGCGACGAGAAACCGGTCGAGCGGACCGACCGACGCGCGACCCACGAGGACGTCGAGGGGCCGGAGTCGACCTCGGCCGGCGGGGCCGCCGAGGGGGCGTTCGTCCTCGACGAGATCCACGAGACCGCGTCCGACCCCGACGACGAGTACCTCGTCTTCCGGAACGAGGCCGACGACCCGCTCGACGTCTCCGGATGGGTCGTCGAGAACGACGCGGGCCGGTCCTACGCGTTCCCGGACGGGACCGTCCTCGATCCGGGGGAGGACGTCACGCTCTACAGCGGCCGCGGCACGGACGACGATCACCTCTCCTGGGGCACCGACGAGGAGATCTGGGACGAGACCGGCGACATCGTCACGGTGCGGACCGCGGACGGCCGCGAGATCGTCCGGGAGCCGTACGGGCGGTAA
- a CDS encoding universal stress protein, which produces MGSAQRVIEDDPAAGREYTLVVAVANPVNVQQLMRTAVDLVRDRDGQIRVTSVVHKHVTSPFMLFSDDRIREEYADDQRAVLDEAVALAADAAVPVRRSLVVGSDVSDAVLSAVEDADADALLLGWQHRPRPSDVVLGTTVDSVVRRAPCDVYVERIGTTADGVDDVLLPTDGGPHVEAAAALAGAVARANDAGVRVVSYVDPEAGAADREAAGERVREATALIADVPVDADVREAAAVAETIVSAAADFDLVVLGATRERRLRRRVVGSVAQTVGQRAAPPIVIAKRRSEGSLLRRALGRWG; this is translated from the coding sequence ATGGGAAGCGCCCAGCGGGTGATCGAGGACGACCCCGCTGCGGGACGGGAGTACACGCTCGTCGTCGCGGTGGCCAACCCCGTCAACGTCCAGCAGCTGATGCGGACGGCGGTCGACCTCGTGCGGGACCGGGACGGACAGATCCGGGTGACGAGCGTCGTCCACAAGCACGTGACCTCGCCGTTCATGCTGTTCTCCGACGACCGCATCAGGGAGGAGTACGCCGACGACCAGCGCGCGGTGCTCGACGAGGCCGTCGCGCTCGCGGCGGACGCCGCGGTGCCGGTCCGGCGGAGCCTCGTAGTCGGCAGCGACGTCTCCGACGCCGTGCTCTCGGCCGTCGAGGACGCCGACGCCGACGCGCTGTTGCTCGGCTGGCAACACCGGCCCCGGCCGTCGGACGTCGTCCTCGGGACGACCGTCGACTCGGTCGTCAGGCGGGCGCCCTGTGACGTCTACGTCGAGCGGATCGGCACCACCGCCGACGGGGTCGACGACGTCCTGTTGCCGACCGACGGCGGCCCGCACGTCGAGGCCGCGGCGGCGCTGGCGGGCGCCGTCGCACGGGCCAACGACGCGGGCGTGCGCGTCGTCTCCTACGTCGATCCGGAGGCCGGAGCGGCGGACCGCGAGGCGGCCGGGGAACGCGTCCGCGAGGCGACGGCCCTGATCGCGGACGTCCCCGTCGACGCGGACGTCCGCGAGGCGGCGGCGGTCGCCGAGACCATCGTGTCGGCGGCGGCCGACTTCGACCTTGTCGTGCTCGGGGCGACCAGAGAGCGGCGACTCCGGCGGCGGGTCGTCGGATCGGTCGCGCAGACGGTCGGGCAGCGCGCGGCGCCGCCGATCGTCATCGCCAAGCGGCGGTCGGAGGGGTCGCTGCTCCGGCGAGCGCTCGGCCGCTGGGGATGA
- a CDS encoding alpha,alpha-trehalose-phosphate synthase (UDP-forming): MKWTNADDVQSGRGDPSATDGGSPDEGGDDVHGAISNLLQDRELIVVSNRQPYSHEYEDGEVVVEPPAGGLTAAVDPLMQRLSGTWVAWGDGEADREVADEDGTVALPPGEESYRLQRVWLDEDDVEGYYRGYSNRVLWPVCHADLSKVDARPGDWETYEAVNQTFADAVIRRTPGDGIVWFHDYHFGRAPRLVRNARPEAFLAQFWHIPWPSWDVFRACPQAEAILDGLLANDLVGFHTDTDCRHFLEGVEVAGLGDVDRTSGSVLRDGQRTYVRSFPIGTDAAKWAERAGSDAADEFWAEFSEENGLTDRRMALGVERLDYTKGIERRLDALELLWEEEPDLQGDLTYVQKVSMSRQEIPAYAELRERVEGRVAEINDRFGTDDWQPIHYVDDHLPREALAALYREADVALVTPTRDGMNLVAKEFVAAQGADPGVLVLSELAGASEQLDAGSVVVNPYDVRAVADGVRHALTVPREEREDRMERLRTDVEGNDVYAWLSAQFRTIDRIRDSREATDELLT, translated from the coding sequence ATGAAGTGGACGAACGCTGACGATGTGCAGTCCGGGCGCGGGGATCCGTCGGCGACCGACGGCGGTTCGCCAGACGAGGGTGGGGACGACGTCCACGGTGCGATCTCGAACCTCCTCCAGGACAGGGAGCTGATCGTCGTCTCCAATCGACAGCCCTACAGCCACGAGTACGAGGACGGCGAGGTGGTCGTCGAGCCGCCCGCGGGCGGCCTCACGGCGGCCGTCGATCCCCTGATGCAGCGGCTGTCGGGCACCTGGGTCGCGTGGGGGGACGGCGAGGCCGACCGGGAGGTTGCCGACGAGGACGGCACGGTCGCCCTGCCGCCCGGGGAGGAGTCCTACCGGCTCCAGCGGGTGTGGCTCGACGAGGACGACGTCGAGGGGTACTACCGCGGCTACAGCAACCGGGTGCTGTGGCCGGTCTGTCACGCCGACCTCTCGAAGGTGGACGCCCGGCCGGGCGACTGGGAGACCTACGAGGCCGTCAACCAGACGTTCGCCGACGCGGTGATCCGGCGGACCCCGGGCGACGGCATCGTCTGGTTCCACGACTACCACTTCGGGCGGGCGCCCCGACTCGTACGGAACGCCCGGCCCGAGGCCTTCCTGGCGCAGTTCTGGCACATCCCCTGGCCGTCCTGGGACGTGTTCCGGGCCTGTCCCCAGGCCGAGGCGATACTGGACGGACTGCTGGCCAACGACCTGGTGGGCTTTCACACGGACACCGACTGCCGGCACTTCCTCGAGGGCGTCGAGGTGGCCGGCCTCGGCGACGTCGACCGCACCAGCGGGAGCGTCCTCCGCGACGGACAGCGCACGTACGTGCGGTCGTTCCCCATCGGCACCGACGCGGCGAAGTGGGCGGAGCGCGCCGGGTCAGACGCCGCCGACGAGTTCTGGGCCGAGTTCAGCGAGGAGAACGGCCTGACCGACCGCCGGATGGCGCTGGGCGTCGAGCGGCTGGACTACACGAAGGGGATCGAGCGACGCCTCGACGCGCTGGAGCTCCTGTGGGAGGAGGAGCCCGACCTGCAGGGCGACCTGACCTACGTCCAGAAGGTGTCGATGAGCCGTCAGGAGATCCCGGCCTACGCGGAGCTGCGCGAGCGCGTCGAGGGGCGCGTCGCCGAGATCAACGACCGCTTCGGCACCGACGACTGGCAGCCGATCCACTACGTCGACGATCACCTGCCGCGCGAGGCGCTGGCGGCGCTGTACCGCGAGGCAGACGTGGCCCTCGTGACGCCCACGCGCGACGGGATGAACCTCGTCGCCAAGGAGTTCGTCGCCGCGCAGGGGGCGGATCCCGGGGTGCTGGTCCTCTCGGAACTGGCCGGCGCCAGCGAGCAACTGGACGCGGGTAGCGTCGTGGTCAACCCCTACGACGTCCGGGCGGTCGCCGACGGCGTGCGTCACGCGCTGACCGTCCCGCGAGAGGAGCGCGAGGACCGGATGGAGCGCCTCCGGACCGACGTCGAGGGCAACGACGTCTACGCTTGGCTGAGCGCCCAGTTCCGGACGATCGACCGGATCCGCGACAGCCGCGAGGCGACGGACGAACTACTGACGTGA